In Ictalurus furcatus strain D&B chromosome 23, Billie_1.0, whole genome shotgun sequence, a single window of DNA contains:
- the rad54b gene encoding DNA repair and recombination protein RAD54B isoform X2 — protein MWCKASSRKHKRWEGDAVLVASGRSVVLKDMEGRDIGRGSGYKASELVSLCEGQTLMVGGKQIEVMGVISDEDYAKGRCFQDAIVEVPLETTAKAPARPRGFQLAKPFARPALKDGAMRSPRPEGPVCKPRYDPNNPGALVMPRPSANHQWLSNKNGLPIVDVVVDPHLTNHLRPHQREGVVFLYECLMGMRLAGRCGAILADEMGLGKTLQCVCVLWTLLRQGPYGGRPVLKRGLVVCPGSLVKNWAVEFNKWLGRERISVYTVDQANRVEDFISCPRSPVMVISYEMLLRSVDALKKLEFGLVICDEGHRLKNSNIKTAGALTSLACERRVILTGTPVQNDLQEFYSIIEFVNPGILGTSAAYRKIYEEPILRSRQPTCAEEERRIGEERAAELARLTGAFTLRRTQEIINRFLPARLEWTVFCRPTKLQVQLYNELLSSRPVRACFAAASTHAFTHSPHLACINALKKLCNHPGLLYKMMKEKTTDDLYDGLCVDVFPETYVTGSFCTGDSGKLLVLADLLAAIKRVNCTDKVVLVSNYTQTLDLLQDLCAHLGYTWCRLDGQTPVAQRQRIVDSFNRLDSSHFLFFLSSKAGGVGLNLIGASHLVLYDIDWNPANDIQAMARVWRDGQKKTVHVYRFLTTGTIEEKIYQRQVSKQGLSGTVVDLGKKGEHINFSAEELRDLFTFDPNTDCLTHDLLGCKCLGDGRMPGVVEDVPTATGRACQLGRRVDSASVPQRVSMSELMQWKHFSGTISSYGDIYLDHAHSNITYAFQSTTSKTQDIAENT, from the exons ATGTGGTGCAAGGCATCCTCCAGGAAGCACAAGCGCTGGGAAGGTGATGCTGTTCTCGTGGCCTCAGGACGCAGCGTTGTCCTCAAAGACATGGAGGGAAGAGATATTGGACGAG GGTCAGGTTACAAAGCATCTGAGCTGGTGAGTCTGTGTGAGGGCCAGACTTTAATGGTAGGAGGGAAGCAGATTGAGGTCATGGGGGTCATCTCAGATGAAGACTACGCTAAGGGACGATGTTTTCAAGATGCCATTGTGGAGGTTCCTCTAGAGACGACCGCTAAAGCACCAGCGAGACCTCGGGGATTTCAGCTGGCCAAACCCTTTGCCAGACCAGCACTGAAGGATGGAGCTATGAGATCGCCCAGACCTGAGGGGCCTGTCTGCAAGCCCAGATATGACCCTAATAACCCAG GAGCCCTTGTGATGCCTCGGCCCTCAGCCAATCACCAGTGGCTTTCTAATAAAAATGGACTCCCTATAGTGGACGTGGTTGTGGACCCTCACCTAACAAATCATCTGCGACCACATCAGAGGGAGGGTGTGGTCTTCCTATATGAATGCCTCATGGGAATGAG GTTGGCTGGCCGCTGTGGAGCCATTTTAGCGGATGAGATGGGTTTGGGGAagacactgcagtgtgtgtgtgtattgtggaCTTTACTGAGGCAGGGGCCTTATGGGGGGCGGCCTGTACTGAAGAGAGGGTTGGTGGTTTGCCCCGGTAGCCTGGTGAAAAACTGGGCTGTTGAATTCAACAAATGGCTTGGCAGAGAGAGGATCAGCGTTTACACTGTTGACCAG GCCAACCGTGTGGAGGACTTCATATCCTGTCCCCGGTCTCCTGTGATGGTGATCAGTTATGAGATGCTACTGCGCTCTGTAGATGCTTTAAAGAAGCTGGAGTTTGGTTTGGTCATCTGCGATGAGGGCCATCGGCTTAAAAACAGCAATATCAAGACAGCCGGTGCTCTCACCTCCCTGGCCTGTGAACGTCGGGTAATACTTACAg GCACCCCTGTGCAGAATGATCTCCAAGAGTTCTACTCCATTATTGAGTTTGTGAATCCAGGCATTTTGGGAACTTCAGCAGCCTACAGAAAGATTTATGAAGAGCCAATCCTCAGATCCCGCCAGCCGACCTGCGCTGAG GAGGAGAGGCGCATAGGCGAAGAGCGAGCAGCAGAACTTGCTCGACTGACCGGCGCATTTACGCTACGACGGACTCAGGAGATCATCAACCGTTTCTTACCTGCGCGGCTGGAGTGGACGGTATTCTGCCGGCCCACAAAACTGCAGGTGCAGCTGTACAATGAGCTGCTGTCTAGCCGACCTGTCAGGGCCTGTTTCGCTGCAGCCAGCACACATGCTTTCACACACAGCCCTCACCTTGCCTGCATTAATGCTCTGAAGAAACTGTGCAACCACCCTGGGCTCCTTTACAAAATGATGAAG GAGAAGACGACTGATGATTTATATGACGGCCTCTGTGTAGACGTTTTTCCTGAGACCTACGTCACTGGAAGTTTTTGCACAGGAGACTCTGGGAAATTGCTGGTGCTCGCAGACCTTTTGGCTGCTATAAAGCGTGTCAACTGCACAGACAA GGTTGTGCTGGTGTCTAATTATACACAGACTCTTGACCTGCTGCAAGACCTCTGTGCTCACCTTGGTTACACCTGGTGTCGGCTTGATGGACAGACACCTGTCGCCCAGCGACAGAGAATTGTAGACTCCTTTAATCGTCTGGACTCCtcccacttcctgttttttcTCAGTTCAAAGGCTGGAGGAGTAGGGCTTAATCTTATTGGTGCCTCGCATCTAGTTTTGTATGATATCGACTGGAATCCAGCTAATGACATACAG GCCATGGCCCGAGTATGGAGAGATGGACAGAAGAAAACAGTTCACGTTTACAGATTTCTAACAACAG gTACCATAGAGGAAAAGATCTACCAGAGACAGGTGAGTAAGCAGGGACTTTCTGGAACTGTGGTAGACCTCGGTAAAAAGGGTGAGCACATCAACTTCTCAGCTGAGGAGCTGCGTGACCTTTTCACCTTTGACCCTAATACCGACTGCCTCACTCATGACCTGCTTGGCTGCAAGTGCCTAGGGGATGGAAGAATGCCAG GTGTGGTTGAGGATGTACCCACAGCTACAGGGAGGGCGTGTCAGTTGGGTCGCCGTGTTGATAGTGCCAGCGTTCCACAGCGGGTCAGCATGTCTGAGCTTATGCAGTGGAAGCATTTTTCTGGAACCATCTCGTCATATGGTGACATTTACTTGGACCATGCACACAGTAATATCACATATGCTTTCCAGAGCACTACTTCCAAAACCCAAGACATAGCAGAAAACACGTAA
- the rad54b gene encoding DNA repair and recombination protein RAD54B isoform X1: protein MSLCMCVLARYYSVMWCKASSRKHKRWEGDAVLVASGRSVVLKDMEGRDIGRGSGYKASELVSLCEGQTLMVGGKQIEVMGVISDEDYAKGRCFQDAIVEVPLETTAKAPARPRGFQLAKPFARPALKDGAMRSPRPEGPVCKPRYDPNNPGALVMPRPSANHQWLSNKNGLPIVDVVVDPHLTNHLRPHQREGVVFLYECLMGMRLAGRCGAILADEMGLGKTLQCVCVLWTLLRQGPYGGRPVLKRGLVVCPGSLVKNWAVEFNKWLGRERISVYTVDQANRVEDFISCPRSPVMVISYEMLLRSVDALKKLEFGLVICDEGHRLKNSNIKTAGALTSLACERRVILTGTPVQNDLQEFYSIIEFVNPGILGTSAAYRKIYEEPILRSRQPTCAEEERRIGEERAAELARLTGAFTLRRTQEIINRFLPARLEWTVFCRPTKLQVQLYNELLSSRPVRACFAAASTHAFTHSPHLACINALKKLCNHPGLLYKMMKEKTTDDLYDGLCVDVFPETYVTGSFCTGDSGKLLVLADLLAAIKRVNCTDKVVLVSNYTQTLDLLQDLCAHLGYTWCRLDGQTPVAQRQRIVDSFNRLDSSHFLFFLSSKAGGVGLNLIGASHLVLYDIDWNPANDIQAMARVWRDGQKKTVHVYRFLTTGTIEEKIYQRQVSKQGLSGTVVDLGKKGEHINFSAEELRDLFTFDPNTDCLTHDLLGCKCLGDGRMPGVVEDVPTATGRACQLGRRVDSASVPQRVSMSELMQWKHFSGTISSYGDIYLDHAHSNITYAFQSTTSKTQDIAENT from the exons AtgagtttgtgcatgtgtgttttagcACGCTACTACAGTGTAATGTGGTGCAAGGCATCCTCCAGGAAGCACAAGCGCTGGGAAGGTGATGCTGTTCTCGTGGCCTCAGGACGCAGCGTTGTCCTCAAAGACATGGAGGGAAGAGATATTGGACGAG GGTCAGGTTACAAAGCATCTGAGCTGGTGAGTCTGTGTGAGGGCCAGACTTTAATGGTAGGAGGGAAGCAGATTGAGGTCATGGGGGTCATCTCAGATGAAGACTACGCTAAGGGACGATGTTTTCAAGATGCCATTGTGGAGGTTCCTCTAGAGACGACCGCTAAAGCACCAGCGAGACCTCGGGGATTTCAGCTGGCCAAACCCTTTGCCAGACCAGCACTGAAGGATGGAGCTATGAGATCGCCCAGACCTGAGGGGCCTGTCTGCAAGCCCAGATATGACCCTAATAACCCAG GAGCCCTTGTGATGCCTCGGCCCTCAGCCAATCACCAGTGGCTTTCTAATAAAAATGGACTCCCTATAGTGGACGTGGTTGTGGACCCTCACCTAACAAATCATCTGCGACCACATCAGAGGGAGGGTGTGGTCTTCCTATATGAATGCCTCATGGGAATGAG GTTGGCTGGCCGCTGTGGAGCCATTTTAGCGGATGAGATGGGTTTGGGGAagacactgcagtgtgtgtgtgtattgtggaCTTTACTGAGGCAGGGGCCTTATGGGGGGCGGCCTGTACTGAAGAGAGGGTTGGTGGTTTGCCCCGGTAGCCTGGTGAAAAACTGGGCTGTTGAATTCAACAAATGGCTTGGCAGAGAGAGGATCAGCGTTTACACTGTTGACCAG GCCAACCGTGTGGAGGACTTCATATCCTGTCCCCGGTCTCCTGTGATGGTGATCAGTTATGAGATGCTACTGCGCTCTGTAGATGCTTTAAAGAAGCTGGAGTTTGGTTTGGTCATCTGCGATGAGGGCCATCGGCTTAAAAACAGCAATATCAAGACAGCCGGTGCTCTCACCTCCCTGGCCTGTGAACGTCGGGTAATACTTACAg GCACCCCTGTGCAGAATGATCTCCAAGAGTTCTACTCCATTATTGAGTTTGTGAATCCAGGCATTTTGGGAACTTCAGCAGCCTACAGAAAGATTTATGAAGAGCCAATCCTCAGATCCCGCCAGCCGACCTGCGCTGAG GAGGAGAGGCGCATAGGCGAAGAGCGAGCAGCAGAACTTGCTCGACTGACCGGCGCATTTACGCTACGACGGACTCAGGAGATCATCAACCGTTTCTTACCTGCGCGGCTGGAGTGGACGGTATTCTGCCGGCCCACAAAACTGCAGGTGCAGCTGTACAATGAGCTGCTGTCTAGCCGACCTGTCAGGGCCTGTTTCGCTGCAGCCAGCACACATGCTTTCACACACAGCCCTCACCTTGCCTGCATTAATGCTCTGAAGAAACTGTGCAACCACCCTGGGCTCCTTTACAAAATGATGAAG GAGAAGACGACTGATGATTTATATGACGGCCTCTGTGTAGACGTTTTTCCTGAGACCTACGTCACTGGAAGTTTTTGCACAGGAGACTCTGGGAAATTGCTGGTGCTCGCAGACCTTTTGGCTGCTATAAAGCGTGTCAACTGCACAGACAA GGTTGTGCTGGTGTCTAATTATACACAGACTCTTGACCTGCTGCAAGACCTCTGTGCTCACCTTGGTTACACCTGGTGTCGGCTTGATGGACAGACACCTGTCGCCCAGCGACAGAGAATTGTAGACTCCTTTAATCGTCTGGACTCCtcccacttcctgttttttcTCAGTTCAAAGGCTGGAGGAGTAGGGCTTAATCTTATTGGTGCCTCGCATCTAGTTTTGTATGATATCGACTGGAATCCAGCTAATGACATACAG GCCATGGCCCGAGTATGGAGAGATGGACAGAAGAAAACAGTTCACGTTTACAGATTTCTAACAACAG gTACCATAGAGGAAAAGATCTACCAGAGACAGGTGAGTAAGCAGGGACTTTCTGGAACTGTGGTAGACCTCGGTAAAAAGGGTGAGCACATCAACTTCTCAGCTGAGGAGCTGCGTGACCTTTTCACCTTTGACCCTAATACCGACTGCCTCACTCATGACCTGCTTGGCTGCAAGTGCCTAGGGGATGGAAGAATGCCAG GTGTGGTTGAGGATGTACCCACAGCTACAGGGAGGGCGTGTCAGTTGGGTCGCCGTGTTGATAGTGCCAGCGTTCCACAGCGGGTCAGCATGTCTGAGCTTATGCAGTGGAAGCATTTTTCTGGAACCATCTCGTCATATGGTGACATTTACTTGGACCATGCACACAGTAATATCACATATGCTTTCCAGAGCACTACTTCCAAAACCCAAGACATAGCAGAAAACACGTAA